A genomic window from Spiroplasma endosymbiont of Labia minor includes:
- the gap gene encoding type I glyceraldehyde-3-phosphate dehydrogenase has protein sequence MKKVAINGFGRIGRLAFRQLFELKDVEIVAINDLTSPATLAYLLEHDSAHRWFRRGEISSTADSIIVAGKTIKIYAEKSAADLPWGKLGVDLVVESTGFYTDKDKAMAHINAGAKKVIISAPAKGDLKTIVYGVNHESLTSSDVIISGASCTTNCLAPMAKVLNETFGIERGLMTTVHAVTNDQRLLDLPHSDLRRGRAAAWNIIPSSTGAAVAIGLVLPELKGRLDGLSLRVPTITGSIVDLTVELKKDATIESINKAMEDAIKKDANLAKAYLYNKQEIVSVDVIGETHGSVFDATMTKVIEVDGKKMYKVFAWYDNENSYTSQLVRTIQHFISL, from the coding sequence ATGAAAAAAGTCGCAATTAACGGTTTTGGACGCATTGGTCGTTTAGCATTCCGTCAATTATTTGAATTAAAAGATGTAGAAATTGTTGCAATTAACGATTTAACGTCACCAGCTACACTTGCTTATTTATTAGAACATGATTCAGCACACAGATGATTCCGTCGCGGTGAAATATCTTCAACTGCAGATTCAATTATTGTTGCAGGTAAAACAATTAAAATTTATGCAGAAAAAAGTGCTGCAGATTTACCTTGAGGTAAATTAGGTGTAGATTTAGTTGTAGAATCTACTGGTTTTTATACAGATAAAGATAAAGCTATGGCACATATTAATGCCGGAGCAAAAAAAGTTATTATTTCAGCGCCAGCAAAAGGTGATTTAAAAACAATTGTTTATGGAGTAAACCATGAATCACTAACATCAAGTGATGTAATTATTTCTGGTGCATCATGTACAACAAATTGTTTAGCACCTATGGCTAAAGTTTTAAATGAAACATTTGGAATTGAAAGAGGTTTAATGACAACAGTTCATGCTGTAACAAATGATCAAAGATTATTAGATTTACCTCATTCAGATTTACGTCGTGGACGTGCTGCTGCATGAAACATAATTCCATCATCTACAGGAGCTGCAGTTGCAATTGGTTTAGTATTACCAGAATTAAAAGGGCGTTTAGATGGATTATCACTACGTGTTCCAACAATTACAGGTTCAATTGTAGATTTAACAGTTGAATTAAAAAAAGATGCAACTATTGAATCTATTAATAAAGCAATGGAAGATGCAATTAAAAAAGATGCGAATTTAGCAAAAGCGTATTTGTATAACAAACAAGAAATTGTATCAGTTGATGTTATTGGTGAAACACATGGTTCAGTATTTGATGCAACAATGACTAAAGTTATTGAAGTTGATGGTAAAAAAATGTACAAAGTATTTGCATGATATGACAATGAAAATTCATATACATCACAACTTGTTAGAACTATTCAACATTTTATTTCTTTATAG
- a CDS encoding phosphoglycerate kinase, whose protein sequence is MNKKTLNDVQVINKTVLVRVDFNVPLVNGIITDDNRIQAALPTLNYLINNGAKIVLLSHLSRIKEEADKAKKSLAPVAKRLQEVLNREVKFVPHTRGLELETAIKALKPGEVLLMENTRFEDVVNGELVKNESKNNDALGKYWASLGEIFVNDAFGTAHRAHASNVGIASNIKENCVGFLVQKELEMLSQGIDNPEHPFVAIIGGAKVSDKIGVIDNLLKKADKILIGGGMAYTFFAAMGHNIGKSLLEEDKIDLAKEYLEKANGKIILPIDSATAESFADVKAIFTDGIDLPDNLMGLDIGSKSIKLFEDELKDAKTVAWNGPMGVFEFENFKTGTVAICEAIAKLKDSFTLIGGGDSAAAAIQLGFKDKFTHISTGGGASLEYMEGKTLPGIEIIQTK, encoded by the coding sequence ATGAATAAAAAAACATTAAATGATGTTCAAGTAATAAATAAAACTGTTCTAGTTCGTGTAGACTTTAACGTACCATTGGTAAATGGAATAATTACAGATGACAATAGAATTCAAGCGGCATTGCCAACTTTAAATTATTTAATTAATAACGGGGCAAAAATAGTATTATTGTCACATTTAAGTAGAATTAAAGAAGAAGCAGATAAAGCAAAGAAAAGTTTAGCACCTGTTGCGAAACGTTTACAAGAAGTTTTAAATAGAGAGGTTAAATTTGTACCTCATACTCGTGGTTTAGAATTAGAAACAGCTATAAAAGCTTTAAAACCAGGAGAAGTTTTATTAATGGAAAATACTCGTTTTGAAGATGTTGTAAATGGGGAACTTGTTAAAAATGAATCAAAAAACAATGATGCTTTAGGAAAATATTGAGCATCATTGGGAGAAATATTTGTAAATGACGCTTTTGGCACTGCGCATAGAGCACATGCGTCAAATGTAGGGATAGCATCAAATATTAAAGAAAATTGTGTTGGATTTTTAGTTCAAAAAGAATTGGAAATGCTTTCACAAGGTATTGATAATCCCGAACATCCATTTGTTGCTATTATTGGTGGTGCAAAAGTTTCAGATAAAATAGGAGTTATTGATAATTTATTAAAAAAAGCAGATAAAATTTTAATTGGTGGTGGAATGGCTTACACATTTTTTGCAGCAATGGGACACAATATTGGTAAATCATTATTAGAAGAAGATAAAATAGATCTTGCAAAAGAATATTTAGAAAAAGCTAATGGAAAAATAATTTTACCTATTGATTCTGCAACTGCTGAATCATTCGCTGATGTAAAAGCAATTTTCACAGACGGAATTGATTTACCAGATAATTTGATGGGTCTAGATATTGGGTCAAAATCAATAAAATTATTTGAAGATGAATTAAAAGATGCAAAAACTGTTGCTTGAAACGGCCCAATGGGGGTTTTTGAATTTGAAAATTTCAAAACTGGAACAGTTGCAATATGTGAAGCAATTGCAAAATTAAAAGATTCGTTTACTTTAATAGGTGGTGGCGATTCAGCAGCAGCAGCAATTCAGTTGGGATTTAAAGATAAATTTACTCATATTTCAACTGGTGGTGGAGCTTCTTTGGAATATATGGAAGGTAAAACTTTACCAGGAATAGAAATCATTCAAACAAAATAA